A window from Scylla paramamosain isolate STU-SP2022 unplaced genomic scaffold, ASM3559412v1 Contig27, whole genome shotgun sequence encodes these proteins:
- the LOC135097634 gene encoding uncharacterized protein LOC135097634, with protein sequence MVMSACGSCEESVANRQRAVACERCMAWFHVACVGMREANMKALGFELLVFLCRECLSKSLNEWRNQDEEKEERVEQSTQTENLMKETEAQTTKTEERKDQQEVVEVARTDRRPRKKRMVVKKAPVRVIGDSMVRKTPDFVRREIECTSMGGAKIQDVKRKVKEEVQEMEERSLLVVQGGGNNLVEASAEDTVKEVIEAVRAAEEKMCVAVVGVLQRPREGVQHERVRRETNRKICMELMKVKMEWMTEKKGNMSFLDMDGILDQDKFFGRDGVHLNHNVNERLGRRLAEWMRARQVCCVDDA encoded by the coding sequence atggtgatgagcgcgtgtggttcatgcgaggagagtgtggcgaacaggcaaagggctgtggcatgcgagagatgcatggcctggttccatgtagcctgtgtgggcatgagggaggccaacatgaaggcgctggggttcgagcttctggtgttcctctgcagggaatgcctgagcaagagcctcaatgaatggaggaaccaggatgaagaaaaagaagagagagtggagcagagcacccagacagaaaacctgatgaaagagacagaagcacagacgacgaagactgaagaaagaaaagaccagcaagaagtggtggaagtggccagaacagacagacgcccaaggaagaagagaatggtagtcaagaaagccccagtacgtgtcattggagacagcatggtaaggaagactcccgactttgtgagaagggaaattgagtgcaccagcatgggaggtgctaagatccaagacgtcaagaggaaagtcaaggaagaagtgcaagaaatggaagagagaagcctgctagttgtccaaggaggaggcaacaacttagtagaggcaagtgctgaagacacagtaaaggaagtgatagaagcagtgagggcagcagaagagaagatgtgtgtggctgtggtgggggtcctgcagcgcccacgggaaggagtgcagcATGAGAGggtcagaagagaaacgaaccgcaagatatgcatggaactcatgaaggtcaagatggaatggatgacagagaagaagggcaacatgagcttcctggacatggatgggatcctcgaccaggacaaattcttcgggagagacggggtccacctcaaccacaacgtgaatgagaggctaggacgtcgactggccgagtggatgagggcgaggcaggtgtgttgtgtggacgacgcatga